In Citrus sinensis cultivar Valencia sweet orange chromosome 2, DVS_A1.0, whole genome shotgun sequence, a single genomic region encodes these proteins:
- the LOC102624461 gene encoding condensin complex subunit 2 isoform X2, with the protein MAETLSPLRRQKVAIASRIQSPTSPFFLGSNDDGLERAKARAARAAAIRRKPVTVHYPLPQHGHSDSCLGKDQILELFHNCIKLASENKINQKNTWELNLIDHLCEIIKVEEENDVETNFQKASCTLEAGVKIYSLRVDSVHSEAYKVLGGINRAGQENEQDTRVEDKNAHSVHREGYSKKDIEKKLSPLSTLESSFEALNVKKFDAAFAVDPLYHQTSAQFDEGGAKGLLLNNLGVYTGCQVLFDSQEVPGKGMSCASQHSMSDTIDLSFASEYIEQMVLNMQAKDEISPTLRTIVNQYDEDNRRSSDTFSSIQKLVDQVEAVHNNEAESDGVAFDDCGTNDFYHDDQSSIVDENLGGSDPTFTSYLEDPDTDDRFERVDEYLFLNLGFSSKQNAWAGPDHWKYRKAKGPVEGSKDDPALEGGSPVRTKKIRGRRQPEPDIDFKKALDEKFPDLFAPPKNPKSLLIPGNRAPSNTTLPEDCHYQPEDLIKLFLLPNVMCLDKRRRRKSSVERQQTDDHEGFPSWGNENMFDGQFDDGNDPSDVEGSDTLVSQPRQVQKVEVEYDKTSKQVDVQTLKETIWVHIQESPQMATQDPEKTVSFRSLLSSFPSGCRAAATIKDISPHLCFICLLHLANEHSLSIQGCANLDDLSIILP; encoded by the exons GCTGAAACCCTAAGTCCGCTTCGGAGGCAGAAAGTTGCCATAGCTTCTCGCATCCAATCTCCAACCAGCCCGTTCTTTTTGGGCTCCAATGACGACGGGCTGGAGCGAGCCAAGGCCCGCGCGGCCCGCGCCGCCGCCATCCGCCGCAAGCCCGTCACTGTCCATTATCCACTGCCGCAACATGGTCACTCTGATTCCTGCCTCGGCAAGGACCAGATTCTCGAACTGTTCCACAATTGCATCAAGCTCGCCAGCGAAAAT aaaatcaatcaaaagaaTACATGGgagttgaatttgattgaccATCTCTGTGAGATTATTAAGGTTGAAGAAGAGAATGATGTGGAGACCAATTTCCAAAAG GCAAGTTGCACTCTTGAAGCTGGAGTTAAGATTTACTCGTTAAGAGTGGATTCAGTGCATTCAGAGGCTTACAAGGTTCTAGGGGGGATTAATAGAGCAGGTCAAGAAAATGAACAAG ACACCAGAGTGGAGGATAAAAATGCTCACAGTGTACACAGGGAAGGTTATTCGAAGAAAGATATAGAAAAAAAG CTGTCTCCTTTATCAACACTGGAATCATCTTTTGAGGCACTTAATGTGAAGAAATTTGATG ctgcATTTGCAGTTGATCCCCTCTATCATCAAACATCTGCTCAATTCGATGAAGGTGGAGCCAAGGGGCTCTTGTTGAATAATCTTGGAGTATATACTGGATGTCAAGTGCTCTTTGATTCACAGGAAGTACCAGGGAAGGGCATGTCATGTGCAAGCCAGCATTCTATGTCAGATACAATTGACCTTTCTTTTGCCAGTG AATACATTGAACAGATGGTGCTGAACATGCAAGCAAAGGATGAAATCTCACCAACCCTTAGGACTATAGTCAACCAATATGATGAAGATAATAGAAGATCATCAGATACTTTTTCTTCTATCCAGAAATTAGTAGACCAAGTTGAAGCTGTGCATAATAATGAAGCTGAGTCTGATGGTGTTGCATTTGATGATTGTGGGACCAATGATTTTTATCATGATGACCAATCAAGCATTGTTGATGAGAACCTTGGTGGTTCAGATCCTACCTTTACCAGCTATCTTGAG GACCCTGATACAGATGACAGGTTTGAGAGGGTTGATGAGtacttgtttttaaatttgggATTCtcttcaaaacaaaatgcttGGGCAGGTCCTGACCATTGGAAGTATCGAAAAGCTAAAGGTCCAGTTGAAG GTTCAAAAGATGATCCTGCTTTAGAAGGTGGATCTCCAGtaagaacaaagaaaattagggGTAGAAGACAACCCGAACCtgatattgattttaaaaaagccttggatgaaaaatttccagatTTATTTGCTCctcccaaaaatccaaagtcATTATTGATACCTGGAAATAGAGCACCCAGTAATACAACACTGCCTGAAGATTGTCACTATCAGCCAGAAGatctcattaaattatttcttcttcctAATGTAATG TGCCTTGACAAGAGGAGGAGAAGAAAGTCCTCAG TTGAAAGGCAGCAAACTGATGATCATGAAGGATTTCCATCCTGGGGTAATGAAAATATGTTTGATGGTCAATTTGATGACGGAAATGATCCAAGTGATGTGGAGGGCTCCGACACACTTGTCTCTCAGCCTCGCCAG GTACAAAAGGTGGAAGTCGAGTATGACAAAACTTCTAAACAAGTTGATGTTCAAACATTGAAAGAAACCATCTGGGTCCATATACAAGAATCTCCTCAAATGGCTACTCAG GATCCAGAAAAAACAGTATCTTTCAGGAGCCTCTTATCCAGCTTTCCCAGTGGCTGCAGGGCTGCTGCAACTATCAAAGACATTTCCCCTCATCTATGTTTCATATGTCTATTGCATTTGGCTAATGAGCATAGTTTAAGCATCCAAGGTTGTGCAAATTTAGATGATCTCAGCATAATCCTTCCCTGA
- the LOC102624461 gene encoding condensin complex subunit 2 isoform X1 has translation MAETLSPLRRQKVAIASRIQSPTSPFFLGSNDDGLERAKARAARAAAIRRKPVTVHYPLPQHGHSDSCLGKDQILELFHNCIKLASENKINQKNTWELNLIDHLCEIIKVEEENDVETNFQKASCTLEAGVKIYSLRVDSVHSEAYKVLGGINRAGQENEQDTRVEDKNAHSVHREGYSKKDIEKKLSPLSTLESSFEALNVKKFDAAFAVDPLYHQTSAQFDEGGAKGLLLNNLGVYTGCQVLFDSQEVPGKGMSCASQHSMSDTIDLSFASEYIEQMVLNMQAKDEISPTLRTIVNQYDEDNRRSSDTFSSIQKLVDQVEAVHNNEAESDGVAFDDCGTNDFYHDDQSSIVDENLGGSDPTFTSYLEETESFSFQDPDTDDRFERVDEYLFLNLGFSSKQNAWAGPDHWKYRKAKGPVEGSKDDPALEGGSPVRTKKIRGRRQPEPDIDFKKALDEKFPDLFAPPKNPKSLLIPGNRAPSNTTLPEDCHYQPEDLIKLFLLPNVMCLDKRRRRKSSVERQQTDDHEGFPSWGNENMFDGQFDDGNDPSDVEGSDTLVSQPRQVQKVEVEYDKTSKQVDVQTLKETIWVHIQESPQMATQDPEKTVSFRSLLSSFPSGCRAAATIKDISPHLCFICLLHLANEHSLSIQGCANLDDLSIILP, from the exons GCTGAAACCCTAAGTCCGCTTCGGAGGCAGAAAGTTGCCATAGCTTCTCGCATCCAATCTCCAACCAGCCCGTTCTTTTTGGGCTCCAATGACGACGGGCTGGAGCGAGCCAAGGCCCGCGCGGCCCGCGCCGCCGCCATCCGCCGCAAGCCCGTCACTGTCCATTATCCACTGCCGCAACATGGTCACTCTGATTCCTGCCTCGGCAAGGACCAGATTCTCGAACTGTTCCACAATTGCATCAAGCTCGCCAGCGAAAAT aaaatcaatcaaaagaaTACATGGgagttgaatttgattgaccATCTCTGTGAGATTATTAAGGTTGAAGAAGAGAATGATGTGGAGACCAATTTCCAAAAG GCAAGTTGCACTCTTGAAGCTGGAGTTAAGATTTACTCGTTAAGAGTGGATTCAGTGCATTCAGAGGCTTACAAGGTTCTAGGGGGGATTAATAGAGCAGGTCAAGAAAATGAACAAG ACACCAGAGTGGAGGATAAAAATGCTCACAGTGTACACAGGGAAGGTTATTCGAAGAAAGATATAGAAAAAAAG CTGTCTCCTTTATCAACACTGGAATCATCTTTTGAGGCACTTAATGTGAAGAAATTTGATG ctgcATTTGCAGTTGATCCCCTCTATCATCAAACATCTGCTCAATTCGATGAAGGTGGAGCCAAGGGGCTCTTGTTGAATAATCTTGGAGTATATACTGGATGTCAAGTGCTCTTTGATTCACAGGAAGTACCAGGGAAGGGCATGTCATGTGCAAGCCAGCATTCTATGTCAGATACAATTGACCTTTCTTTTGCCAGTG AATACATTGAACAGATGGTGCTGAACATGCAAGCAAAGGATGAAATCTCACCAACCCTTAGGACTATAGTCAACCAATATGATGAAGATAATAGAAGATCATCAGATACTTTTTCTTCTATCCAGAAATTAGTAGACCAAGTTGAAGCTGTGCATAATAATGAAGCTGAGTCTGATGGTGTTGCATTTGATGATTGTGGGACCAATGATTTTTATCATGATGACCAATCAAGCATTGTTGATGAGAACCTTGGTGGTTCAGATCCTACCTTTACCAGCTATCTTGAG GAAACtgaatcattttcattccaGGACCCTGATACAGATGACAGGTTTGAGAGGGTTGATGAGtacttgtttttaaatttgggATTCtcttcaaaacaaaatgcttGGGCAGGTCCTGACCATTGGAAGTATCGAAAAGCTAAAGGTCCAGTTGAAG GTTCAAAAGATGATCCTGCTTTAGAAGGTGGATCTCCAGtaagaacaaagaaaattagggGTAGAAGACAACCCGAACCtgatattgattttaaaaaagccttggatgaaaaatttccagatTTATTTGCTCctcccaaaaatccaaagtcATTATTGATACCTGGAAATAGAGCACCCAGTAATACAACACTGCCTGAAGATTGTCACTATCAGCCAGAAGatctcattaaattatttcttcttcctAATGTAATG TGCCTTGACAAGAGGAGGAGAAGAAAGTCCTCAG TTGAAAGGCAGCAAACTGATGATCATGAAGGATTTCCATCCTGGGGTAATGAAAATATGTTTGATGGTCAATTTGATGACGGAAATGATCCAAGTGATGTGGAGGGCTCCGACACACTTGTCTCTCAGCCTCGCCAG GTACAAAAGGTGGAAGTCGAGTATGACAAAACTTCTAAACAAGTTGATGTTCAAACATTGAAAGAAACCATCTGGGTCCATATACAAGAATCTCCTCAAATGGCTACTCAG GATCCAGAAAAAACAGTATCTTTCAGGAGCCTCTTATCCAGCTTTCCCAGTGGCTGCAGGGCTGCTGCAACTATCAAAGACATTTCCCCTCATCTATGTTTCATATGTCTATTGCATTTGGCTAATGAGCATAGTTTAAGCATCCAAGGTTGTGCAAATTTAGATGATCTCAGCATAATCCTTCCCTGA